A region from the Natronomonas salsuginis genome encodes:
- a CDS encoding TVP38/TMEM64 family protein, which produces MHRATVRQLFGIVLLAAIAAIAAISTSPEAILGKMDLLADRPALLAFALAALYITRPVLAWPISALSVLLGYLFGPPAIPVALAGAVVTTFPPYLLARYLGHDAGLLARIGDAGRTVRRTTGDLRGVVAVRLAPLPTDPVSYAAGLAGVPIRPYVLGTAVGEAPWVGTAVLLGASMGQLVTTGPSASPLLIGTTVALALLSALSRPAYERLSDDAAI; this is translated from the coding sequence GTGCATCGCGCGACCGTCCGACAGCTGTTCGGGATCGTCCTCCTCGCTGCGATCGCCGCGATCGCGGCGATATCGACGTCGCCGGAGGCGATCCTCGGCAAGATGGACCTCCTCGCGGACCGACCGGCGTTGCTCGCGTTCGCGCTCGCCGCGCTCTACATCACGAGACCCGTGCTCGCGTGGCCGATCAGCGCCCTCTCTGTCCTTCTCGGCTACCTGTTCGGTCCTCCCGCCATCCCGGTGGCTCTCGCCGGCGCCGTCGTGACGACGTTTCCGCCGTACCTCCTCGCGCGGTACCTCGGTCACGACGCCGGGCTTCTCGCTCGTATCGGCGACGCCGGGAGGACTGTTCGCCGAACGACCGGTGATCTCCGCGGGGTCGTCGCCGTCCGGTTGGCCCCGCTGCCGACCGATCCGGTTTCGTACGCCGCCGGGCTCGCCGGCGTCCCGATCCGCCCGTACGTCCTCGGGACCGCGGTCGGCGAAGCGCCGTGGGTCGGAACCGCCGTCCTGCTCGGCGCTTCTATGGGCCAGTTGGTGACCACCGGACCGTCGGCGAGCCCGCTCCTGATCGGGACGACAGTCGCGCTCGCGCTCCTCTCGGCGCTCTCGCGTCCGGCCTACGAGCGGCTGTCGGACGATGCGGCGATCTAA
- a CDS encoding aldehyde dehydrogenase family protein, whose translation MSSESDAETETQNTVRERHRETAAEVCPSNTGIYIGGEFVPAAADETFETIDPTTGEVLTAVARGRDEDVDGAVEAAWEAFESTWAGYSAGRRQRVLTDIADAIEARTEELAQLETLDNGKPVSEATIDVRGAAEQFRYFAGIVRENPGETMNGGSRYGQVVKEPYGVVGQIIPWNFPLMMAAWKLAPALAAGNCSVLKPAEQTPLSALRLAELIDDIVPDGVVNVVPGYGEEAGAAVSGHPDVRKLAFTGSTAVGKQVMKRAADTVTDVTLELGGKSPVVVFPDVDVDRAVSLVSTAIFYNTGECCEAGSRLFVHERIADGVLDGLVESVDDMTIGDPLREETDLGPKVSREQVGRTLDYLTRAREEGGEFLTGGGQPDDGALSEGCYVEPTLIDALDHGSTAAQEEIFGPVLTVFRWEEYDEMIRLANDVEYGLAGGVITDDITKANRTARDIEAGYIWINSYHDLIPGLPFGGYKQSGIGRELGAETLDHYQQTKTINLSLR comes from the coding sequence ATGTCCAGTGAATCCGATGCGGAGACCGAAACGCAAAACACGGTCCGAGAGCGTCATCGCGAAACCGCCGCCGAAGTATGCCCGTCGAACACCGGCATCTACATCGGCGGCGAGTTCGTACCGGCGGCGGCCGACGAGACCTTCGAGACTATCGATCCGACGACCGGCGAAGTGCTCACAGCGGTCGCTCGCGGGCGAGACGAGGACGTCGACGGGGCGGTCGAGGCCGCGTGGGAGGCGTTCGAGTCGACGTGGGCCGGGTACTCGGCCGGCCGCCGACAGCGAGTGCTGACCGACATCGCGGACGCGATCGAGGCCCGCACCGAGGAACTCGCCCAGTTGGAGACGCTCGACAACGGCAAGCCCGTCTCCGAGGCTACGATCGACGTCCGAGGCGCGGCCGAGCAGTTCCGGTACTTCGCGGGGATCGTCCGGGAGAATCCGGGCGAGACGATGAACGGCGGCTCGCGGTACGGTCAGGTGGTCAAGGAGCCCTACGGCGTCGTCGGGCAGATCATCCCGTGGAACTTCCCGCTCATGATGGCCGCTTGGAAGCTCGCGCCCGCGCTGGCGGCGGGGAACTGTTCGGTCCTCAAACCGGCCGAACAGACGCCCCTGTCGGCGCTTCGGCTTGCCGAACTGATCGACGACATCGTTCCCGACGGCGTCGTCAACGTCGTCCCCGGTTATGGCGAGGAGGCGGGGGCGGCGGTGAGTGGACACCCGGACGTCCGGAAGCTCGCCTTTACCGGCTCCACGGCGGTCGGCAAGCAGGTGATGAAGCGCGCCGCAGACACCGTGACGGACGTGACGTTGGAGCTCGGCGGCAAGAGCCCGGTCGTCGTGTTCCCGGACGTGGACGTCGACAGGGCGGTGTCGCTCGTCTCGACGGCGATCTTCTATAACACGGGCGAGTGCTGCGAGGCCGGCTCCCGGCTCTTCGTACACGAAAGGATCGCCGACGGCGTGCTCGATGGACTCGTCGAATCGGTCGACGACATGACGATCGGAGACCCGTTGCGCGAGGAGACCGACCTCGGTCCGAAGGTGTCACGCGAACAGGTCGGCCGGACGCTCGACTATCTGACGCGAGCCCGAGAGGAGGGCGGCGAGTTCCTCACGGGCGGCGGGCAGCCAGACGACGGGGCGCTTTCGGAGGGGTGCTACGTCGAACCCACGCTCATCGACGCGCTCGATCACGGCTCGACGGCCGCCCAAGAGGAGATCTTCGGCCCCGTCCTCACGGTGTTCCGGTGGGAGGAGTACGACGAGATGATCCGGCTGGCGAACGACGTCGAGTACGGACTGGCCGGCGGCGTCATCACGGACGACATCACCAAGGCGAATCGGACGGCTCGCGATATCGAGGCCGGATACATCTGGATCAACAGCTACCACGATCTCATCCCGGGGCTCCCGTTCGGCGGATACAAACAGTCCGGGATCGGTCGCGAACTCGGCGCGGAGACGCTCGACCATTATCAGCAGACGAAGACTATCAATCTCTCGCTTCGATAG
- a CDS encoding DUF5830 family protein produces the protein MSTDDPVELGVQLLARLEHAELSLPELIDRIETVSTHPETTRAILEEAERRGHISRDGETVKPVSGQFLSFESEVVTRGGEFECRRCGASISTGYFMKLEAGEHGPFGSSCIRKVTGRE, from the coding sequence GTGTCGACGGACGACCCGGTCGAACTCGGCGTGCAACTGCTCGCTCGACTCGAGCACGCGGAGCTCTCGCTACCGGAGCTGATCGACCGCATCGAAACCGTGAGCACCCACCCGGAGACGACGCGGGCAATCCTCGAAGAGGCGGAACGACGCGGCCACATCAGCCGCGACGGGGAGACGGTGAAACCGGTCTCGGGTCAGTTTCTCAGCTTCGAAAGCGAGGTCGTCACCCGCGGGGGAGAGTTCGAATGTCGCCGGTGTGGGGCGTCGATCTCGACTGGCTACTTTATGAAACTCGAGGCGGGCGAGCACGGGCCGTTCGGATCTTCGTGTATTCGGAAGGTGACTGGGAGGGAATGA
- a CDS encoding DUF7115 domain-containing protein, with amino-acid sequence MHDFPDLLSDSVDDAAVTDVIEVGGGDTIAVTDHATHLYRSEGLLKDESIETFDHAVERITVRTKRRKSSIHLETIDSEASFTVPSEITDSVVESMMRGILLTNGVVSDDEDIAAIFRFSELTLIVTDQRLFEHVGSAVWDGDFETVEYADLSALDFERGSVATQVVLETRERRRRVKVPNEHAGTVRRVIQDAVFGFHDVGSIEELRTELADPDVEDPSGESSPSMETDRDVDAVATGSDPVDDDFVSAGWSPASDAGPVASSDRDDDRDGALRSTVASSSGETPSAPTANEPSAELDALVDRVDELSERVDRQTRLIESQRELIEQLVDELRRGR; translated from the coding sequence ATGCACGACTTCCCGGATCTGCTGTCGGATAGCGTCGACGACGCGGCGGTCACTGACGTTATCGAGGTCGGCGGGGGCGATACGATCGCGGTGACCGACCACGCGACCCATCTCTATCGCTCCGAGGGCCTTCTGAAGGACGAATCCATCGAGACGTTCGATCACGCTGTCGAGCGCATCACCGTCCGGACGAAACGCCGAAAGAGCTCGATCCACCTCGAAACGATCGACAGCGAGGCGAGTTTCACCGTCCCGTCGGAGATCACGGATTCCGTCGTCGAGTCGATGATGCGGGGCATTCTGCTGACGAACGGCGTCGTCTCCGACGACGAGGACATCGCGGCGATCTTCCGATTCAGCGAGCTGACCCTCATTGTCACCGATCAGCGTCTCTTCGAGCACGTCGGTAGCGCGGTCTGGGACGGCGATTTCGAGACCGTCGAGTACGCCGATCTGTCCGCCCTCGATTTCGAGCGCGGCAGCGTGGCCACACAGGTCGTCCTCGAGACGCGAGAGCGACGGCGGCGCGTCAAGGTCCCCAACGAACACGCGGGGACCGTCCGCCGCGTGATCCAAGACGCGGTGTTCGGCTTTCACGACGTCGGATCGATCGAGGAACTCCGCACCGAACTCGCGGATCCGGACGTCGAAGATCCCTCGGGCGAATCGTCGCCTTCGATGGAGACCGATCGCGACGTGGACGCCGTCGCTACCGGGTCGGACCCGGTTGACGACGATTTCGTCTCCGCGGGATGGTCGCCCGCCTCCGACGCCGGGCCGGTTGCCTCCAGCGACCGTGACGACGATCGCGACGGCGCACTCCGGTCGACGGTCGCGTCGTCCTCGGGGGAGACGCCGTCCGCGCCAACTGCGAACGAGCCGAGTGCGGAACTCGACGCGCTGGTCGATCGCGTCGACGAACTTTCCGAACGCGTCGACCGACAGACCCGACTCATCGAATCCCAGCGCGAACTGATCGAACAGCTCGTCGACGAACTCCGACGCGGCCGATAA
- a CDS encoding universal stress protein: MRSVLEDAGFDVIFEEFSHEDPVEGVLRLTDEYGADLLVVAGRKRSPTRESLFGSVSQQVMPDTDLPVLVRDPG; this comes from the coding sequence GTGCGCTCGGTGCTGGAAGATGCCGGATTTGACGTGATTTTTGAGGAGTTCAGCCACGAGGATCCGGTCGAGGGCGTCCTCCGACTCACGGACGAGTACGGTGCCGATCTGCTCGTCGTGGCCGGTCGAAAACGGTCACCGACGCGGGAATCCCTGTTCGGAAGCGTCAGCCAGCAGGTCATGCCGGACACGGATCTGCCGGTGTTAGTCCGTGACCCGGGGTGA
- a CDS encoding type IV pilin — translation MNLKKLFDTNDDRAVSPVIGVILMVAITVILAAVIGTFVLNLGDSVDSEVQAGASIEGDETSNVTVTYTSEGTSEKLNITNGTHVGTIENVGGSVSLNSSADGAGDYSVVAVAEDGKETVVRTFTLAES, via the coding sequence ATGAATCTTAAAAAGCTATTCGATACAAACGACGATCGAGCAGTTTCTCCTGTCATAGGAGTCATACTCATGGTCGCTATCACCGTGATTCTTGCAGCCGTGATCGGGACCTTCGTGCTCAATCTCGGCGATAGCGTTGATTCCGAAGTCCAAGCAGGAGCATCTATTGAAGGCGATGAAACGTCAAATGTGACCGTGACGTACACAAGTGAGGGAACGTCCGAGAAACTAAATATTACTAATGGAACACATGTGGGGACTATCGAAAATGTCGGTGGCTCAGTGAGTCTTAATAGCAGTGCTGATGGAGCTGGTGATTATTCAGTTGTCGCGGTTGCCGAAGACGGAAAAGAAACTGTCGTACGAACATTTACATTAGCTGAATCATAG
- a CDS encoding adenosylcobalamin-dependent ribonucleoside-diphosphate reductase, with translation MSGSDLSADEITLPIKRTTGDTLEDRLTGNAYHNILPARYLRKDADGELTETQEDLFVRVARNVALAEAVFEAEKQGVEVTVTPEQLKPGHPRRGELAAEVFGAGVTADADAETALSVYNVNKFAYETVVPELPKDVRAHVEATADAFREQMELLSFIPNSPTLMNAGDELQQLSACFVDSPDDDIDDIHQTAKEAAQVFQSGGGMGYAFWRLRPYGDAVGSTGGIASGPITFMRTYDQMCETIAQGGARRGAQMGVMRVSHPDVIQFIHAKNKDVSLAETLRLNDPDDFTHTSFADALDEARELIDEDGKVPEHLRNAVEGHLSNFNISVGVTDGFMEALKAGEEFVFTNPRTEEPHVATPETKELYDMFGLGEHVEVGEVLAVPAEKLWEHILEGAHENGEPGVVYLERINKEHSFDVEKHPDHRILATNPCGEQPLEEYEACNLGHINLSTIVDLDAPDWRVWYGEHGDEYDGMEDAVDAFLEEAIDFEEFDERIELGTRFLENVVTMSDFPVEKIEQKVRAMRKIGLGVMGLAQLYIQLGIRYGSDEGNEVARQVMRHINHESKWASHELAEERGAFEEFEKSKYADPTEYREWFEKQTGLDADEWADGFEMRNHNTTTIAPTGTTSMVGNTTGGCEPIYNVAYYKNVSDDVQGDEMLVEFDDYFLRVLEENGLDVEAVKEEAQEQMATNRFDGIDGLSTVPDAIGELFVTTGDLVAKDHAGVQVACQEGVDSAISKTVNAPNDSTLEDAKEVFEYIYDHGGKGVTYYRDGTRSKQVLTTRAQNAEFSDMGEAEAAEAIVENIQEIFGGIEGFLDSDEVAAVLETDVRELLDVSPRLGKKQARPDVLHGVTQRIDTGYGKLYVNINENPENGRPFELFANIGNSGGFTASFTEALAKTISTALRSGVDPQEIADELQGIRSPKVAWDKGEQINSIPDAIGTAMRRYLDGEVDKAYPQQQNLTEIADDADVESNVETEMTPPETDGGAVSAGEPAPSPNDDTDTTQSLIDAGESPECPDCGNMTLYYSEGCKTCESCGWSEC, from the coding sequence ATGAGCGGGAGTGATCTCTCCGCGGACGAAATTACGCTTCCGATCAAACGAACGACCGGAGATACGCTGGAAGACCGGCTCACGGGGAACGCGTATCACAACATTCTCCCGGCGCGGTATCTCCGGAAGGACGCCGACGGTGAGCTCACCGAAACCCAAGAGGACCTCTTCGTCCGCGTCGCGCGGAACGTCGCGTTGGCCGAAGCGGTCTTCGAGGCTGAAAAGCAGGGCGTCGAGGTCACCGTCACGCCCGAACAGCTCAAGCCGGGGCACCCCCGACGCGGCGAACTCGCCGCCGAGGTCTTCGGCGCGGGCGTCACCGCCGATGCCGACGCCGAGACGGCGCTGTCGGTGTACAACGTCAACAAGTTCGCCTACGAGACGGTCGTTCCGGAGCTTCCCAAGGACGTTCGGGCACACGTCGAGGCGACCGCGGACGCCTTCCGAGAGCAGATGGAACTGCTCTCGTTCATCCCGAACTCCCCGACACTGATGAACGCCGGCGACGAACTCCAGCAGCTCTCGGCCTGCTTCGTCGACTCGCCGGACGACGACATCGACGACATCCACCAGACGGCAAAGGAGGCCGCACAGGTGTTCCAGTCGGGTGGCGGCATGGGCTACGCGTTCTGGCGACTTCGCCCCTACGGCGACGCGGTCGGCTCGACGGGCGGGATCGCCTCCGGGCCGATCACGTTCATGCGGACGTACGATCAGATGTGCGAGACGATCGCCCAGGGCGGCGCGCGGCGCGGCGCACAGATGGGCGTCATGCGGGTGTCTCACCCCGACGTCATCCAGTTCATCCACGCGAAGAACAAGGACGTGTCGCTGGCCGAGACGCTCCGGCTGAACGATCCCGACGACTTCACCCACACCTCCTTCGCCGACGCGCTGGACGAAGCTCGAGAGCTCATCGACGAGGACGGGAAGGTCCCCGAGCACCTCAGAAACGCCGTCGAGGGGCATCTCTCGAACTTCAACATCTCCGTCGGCGTCACCGACGGCTTCATGGAAGCGCTCAAAGCGGGCGAGGAGTTCGTCTTCACCAACCCCCGAACCGAAGAGCCGCACGTCGCCACGCCCGAGACGAAGGAGCTCTACGACATGTTCGGACTCGGAGAGCACGTCGAGGTCGGCGAGGTGCTCGCCGTACCCGCCGAAAAGCTCTGGGAGCACATCCTCGAGGGCGCCCACGAGAACGGCGAACCGGGCGTCGTCTATCTCGAGCGGATCAACAAAGAACACTCCTTCGACGTCGAGAAACACCCTGACCACCGAATCTTGGCGACGAACCCGTGCGGCGAGCAGCCGCTCGAGGAGTACGAGGCGTGTAACCTCGGCCACATCAACCTCTCGACGATCGTCGACCTAGACGCCCCCGACTGGCGGGTCTGGTACGGCGAACACGGCGACGAGTACGACGGGATGGAGGACGCTGTCGACGCCTTCCTCGAGGAAGCGATCGACTTCGAGGAGTTCGACGAACGTATCGAACTTGGGACCCGGTTCCTCGAGAACGTCGTCACGATGTCGGACTTCCCGGTCGAGAAGATCGAACAGAAAGTGCGCGCGATGCGGAAGATCGGCCTCGGCGTGATGGGACTGGCCCAGTTGTACATCCAGCTCGGAATCAGATACGGCAGCGACGAGGGTAACGAGGTCGCCCGACAGGTGATGCGCCACATCAACCACGAGTCGAAGTGGGCCTCCCACGAGCTCGCCGAGGAGCGCGGTGCCTTCGAGGAGTTCGAGAAGAGCAAGTACGCGGATCCGACCGAGTACCGCGAGTGGTTCGAAAAGCAGACCGGGCTCGACGCCGACGAGTGGGCCGACGGCTTCGAGATGCGGAACCACAACACGACGACGATCGCCCCAACGGGCACGACGTCGATGGTCGGCAACACGACCGGCGGCTGTGAGCCGATCTACAACGTCGCCTACTACAAGAACGTCTCCGACGACGTGCAGGGCGACGAGATGCTCGTCGAGTTCGACGATTACTTCCTCCGCGTACTGGAGGAGAACGGCCTCGACGTCGAGGCGGTGAAAGAGGAAGCCCAAGAGCAAATGGCGACCAACCGGTTCGACGGCATCGACGGCCTCTCGACGGTTCCCGACGCGATCGGCGAACTGTTCGTAACGACCGGCGATCTCGTCGCGAAAGATCACGCGGGCGTCCAGGTCGCTTGCCAGGAGGGCGTCGACTCGGCCATCTCGAAGACCGTCAACGCGCCGAACGACTCGACGTTGGAGGACGCCAAGGAGGTCTTCGAGTACATTTACGACCACGGCGGCAAGGGCGTCACCTACTACCGCGACGGCACGCGCTCGAAGCAGGTGCTCACGACGCGCGCGCAGAACGCCGAATTCTCCGACATGGGCGAGGCGGAGGCGGCCGAAGCCATCGTCGAGAACATCCAAGAGATCTTCGGCGGGATCGAAGGATTCCTCGACAGCGATGAGGTCGCGGCAGTCCTCGAGACGGACGTTCGAGAGCTCCTCGACGTCTCGCCGAGACTCGGCAAGAAGCAGGCGCGCCCCGACGTGCTCCACGGCGTCACCCAGCGGATCGACACCGGCTACGGAAAGCTCTACGTCAACATCAACGAGAACCCCGAGAACGGCCGGCCGTTCGAGCTGTTCGCCAACATCGGCAACTCCGGCGGATTCACCGCCTCGTTCACCGAGGCGCTCGCGAAGACGATCTCGACGGCGCTTCGGTCCGGCGTCGATCCCCAAGAGATCGCCGACGAGCTGCAGGGCATCCGCTCGCCGAAGGTCGCGTGGGACAAGGGCGAGCAGATCAACTCGATCCCGGACGCGATCGGGACGGCGATGCGCCGCTACCTCGACGGCGAGGTCGACAAGGCGTATCCACAACAGCAGAATCTCACCGAGATCGCCGACGATGCCGACGTCGAATCCAACGTCGAGACCGAGATGACGCCGCCGGAAACCGACGGCGGCGCGGTGTCGGCGGGCGAGCCGGCACCGTCACCCAACGACGACACCGACACCACCCAGTCGCTCATCGATGCCGGCGAATCGCCGGAGTGTCCCGACTGCGGGAACATGACGCTGTACTACTCGGAGGGCTGCAAGACCTGCGAGAGCTGCGGCTGGTCCGAGTGTTAA
- the dpsA gene encoding DNA starvation/stationary phase protection protein DpsA, whose translation MSTQKETQQKAGTVEENALRLDTEKAEQIVDALNTDLADAYVLYHQLHKHHWNVEGAEFLEIHRFLQEVYEDVEDAADELAERLQALGGVPHASMTTLAENATVEAEDEDVYDVRTSLENDLEMMGDMIESYRQHIELADGLGDYSTGEMLREQLETIEEHAHHIEHYLEDDTLVLESATS comes from the coding sequence ATGAGCACCCAAAAAGAGACCCAACAGAAAGCGGGCACCGTCGAAGAGAACGCGCTGCGACTCGACACCGAGAAGGCCGAACAGATCGTCGACGCGCTGAACACAGACCTCGCCGACGCTTACGTCTTGTACCACCAGCTACACAAACACCACTGGAACGTCGAGGGCGCGGAGTTCCTCGAGATCCACCGGTTCCTCCAGGAGGTGTACGAGGACGTCGAGGACGCGGCCGACGAACTCGCGGAACGGCTCCAAGCGCTGGGCGGGGTTCCGCACGCCAGCATGACGACGCTCGCCGAAAACGCGACGGTCGAAGCCGAGGACGAGGACGTCTACGACGTCCGCACCTCCCTCGAGAACGACCTCGAGATGATGGGCGATATGATCGAGAGCTACCGTCAACACATCGAACTCGCCGACGGACTCGGCGATTACTCGACGGGCGAGATGCTCCGCGAACAGCTCGAAACGATCGAAGAACACGCCCACCACATCGAACACTACCTCGAGGACGACACGCTCGTCCTCGAATCCGCGACAAGCTGA
- a CDS encoding DUF5795 family protein, protein MADNRVVEGRMVTPEKLAELIEGERVMDAEAIEDADRECPECGGNVLSVGYMPSVTEFVTGYKCQDCEWRDTDR, encoded by the coding sequence ATGGCCGACAATCGCGTCGTCGAGGGACGTATGGTGACTCCGGAAAAGCTCGCCGAACTGATCGAGGGCGAGCGAGTGATGGACGCCGAGGCGATCGAGGACGCCGACCGAGAGTGCCCCGAGTGCGGCGGCAACGTGCTCTCGGTGGGCTACATGCCGAGCGTCACGGAGTTCGTCACGGGATACAAGTGCCAGGACTGCGAGTGGCGCGACACCGATCGGTAG
- a CDS encoding HVO_2523 family zinc finger protein, with the protein MDEASHGRPCPMCDTQMYKRHCKYVCPQHGVVIDCSDPFVF; encoded by the coding sequence ATGGACGAGGCGTCTCACGGCCGCCCGTGTCCGATGTGCGACACACAGATGTACAAGCGACACTGCAAGTACGTCTGTCCGCAGCACGGGGTCGTAATCGATTGTAGCGATCCGTTCGTGTTCTAG
- the guaB gene encoding IMP dehydrogenase, translated as MASDEPFSEKLRVSEALTFDDVLLRPKESRVEPDDADMATRVSTNVSLNLPVLSAAMDTVTEAVLAIEMAREGGLGVLHRNMTVEETAAHVERIKRADELIIRDVVTASPEQTVREVDAMMEREGVSGAPVVDEDDVVLGIISGTDIRPYLEVGEYDAVREAMTDEVVTASEDVTPREALELMYEHKIERVPIVDEGNRLTGLVTMAGVLARREHDNAARDEDGALVAGVAVGPFERDRARAADDAGADVVFIDCAHAHNLNVIDSARDIKAEIDADVVVGNVGTREAAEAIVDFADGIKVGIGPGSICTTRIVSGSGMPQITAVSEVADVAARHDVPVIADGGIRYSGDAIKAIAAGADAVMLGSYFAGTDEAPGRVITMNGKRYKQYRGMGSVGAMNDGGGDRYLKEESEDEEFVPEGVEAATPYKGPLASELHQLVGGMQSGMGYVGAATIPEFKARSEFVRVSSAGQTESHAHDVVITDEAPNYSPDS; from the coding sequence ATGGCGAGCGACGAACCCTTCTCCGAAAAACTCCGCGTATCCGAGGCGCTGACGTTCGACGATGTATTGCTCAGACCGAAAGAGAGCCGCGTCGAACCGGACGACGCCGACATGGCAACCCGCGTGTCGACGAACGTCTCGCTGAACCTCCCGGTCCTATCGGCGGCGATGGACACCGTCACCGAGGCCGTTCTCGCGATCGAGATGGCCCGCGAGGGCGGCCTCGGCGTCCTCCACCGGAACATGACCGTCGAGGAGACCGCGGCACACGTCGAGCGAATCAAGCGCGCCGACGAGCTCATCATCCGCGATGTCGTCACGGCATCCCCCGAGCAGACGGTTCGTGAGGTCGACGCGATGATGGAGCGCGAGGGCGTCTCCGGGGCGCCCGTCGTCGACGAGGACGACGTCGTCCTCGGGATCATCTCCGGCACGGACATCCGGCCGTACCTCGAGGTCGGCGAGTACGATGCCGTCCGCGAGGCGATGACCGACGAGGTCGTCACCGCGAGCGAGGATGTGACGCCGCGCGAGGCGCTCGAGCTGATGTACGAACATAAGATCGAGCGCGTTCCGATCGTCGACGAGGGGAACCGATTGACGGGGCTCGTCACGATGGCCGGCGTCCTCGCGCGCAGAGAGCACGACAACGCCGCCCGCGACGAGGACGGAGCGTTGGTGGCCGGCGTCGCCGTGGGGCCGTTCGAACGCGACCGCGCCAGAGCGGCGGACGACGCCGGCGCAGACGTGGTGTTCATCGACTGTGCGCACGCGCACAATCTCAACGTTATCGACTCCGCCCGCGACATCAAAGCCGAGATCGACGCCGACGTGGTCGTCGGCAACGTCGGCACGCGCGAAGCCGCCGAGGCGATCGTCGACTTCGCCGACGGGATCAAGGTCGGCATCGGCCCCGGCTCGATCTGTACGACGCGGATCGTCTCCGGCTCCGGCATGCCCCAGATCACGGCCGTCTCGGAGGTCGCGGATGTCGCCGCTCGACACGACGTGCCGGTCATCGCTGACGGTGGTATTCGGTACTCCGGCGACGCGATCAAGGCGATCGCCGCGGGCGCGGACGCGGTCATGCTCGGCTCGTACTTCGCCGGCACCGACGAGGCTCCCGGCCGCGTCATCACGATGAACGGCAAGCGATACAAGCAGTACCGCGGGATGGGATCCGTCGGCGCGATGAACGACGGCGGCGGCGATCGCTACCTAAAAGAGGAGAGCGAAGACGAGGAGTTCGTCCCCGAGGGCGTCGAGGCCGCGACCCCGTACAAGGGGCCGCTCGCCTCCGAACTCCACCAACTCGTCGGCGGCATGCAGTCGGGGATGGGCTACGTCGGCGCGGCGACGATCCCGGAGTTCAAAGCGCGAAGCGAGTTCGTCCGCGTCTCCTCGGCGGGACAGACCGAAAGCCACGCCCACGACGTCGTGATCACCGACGAAGCGCCGAACTACAGCCCCGACAGCTGA
- a CDS encoding amphi-Trp domain-containing protein — protein MSDTPDTTEEPESPEVDTDRTVIREGRNFETEYRLDAREAGEFLIRLGEQLRDGDELRLVTDEWELPFAFGEPIELEIDFEGVDEPELEIELELPGRTDETAPDVR, from the coding sequence ATGTCCGATACGCCCGACACGACGGAGGAGCCAGAGTCACCCGAAGTCGATACCGATCGCACGGTGATTCGCGAGGGTCGAAACTTCGAAACGGAGTACCGACTGGACGCGCGCGAAGCCGGTGAGTTCCTCATCCGACTGGGCGAACAGCTCCGCGACGGCGACGAACTCCGACTCGTCACCGACGAGTGGGAACTGCCCTTCGCGTTCGGCGAGCCGATCGAACTCGAGATAGACTTCGAGGGCGTCGACGAACCGGAACTTGAAATAGAACTCGAACTGCCGGGACGGACCGACGAGACGGCACCCGACGTCAGGTAG